In the genome of Ananas comosus cultivar F153 linkage group 11, ASM154086v1, whole genome shotgun sequence, one region contains:
- the LOC109717143 gene encoding transcription factor IBH1-like, protein MGYHTELPNPTPRPPPPLSPLLHPAATLIARPPHQARRRPRPRPRPPPPPPPTPPPRRRPAHGSKPFEAAEIARRAAAANDDGGEGEKRGEEVEEEGVEERVRALRRLVPGGEGMGVETLFEETADYIEALQGQVSAMRALASLLHGLEREETESSTTTTTTTTTTNTMGV, encoded by the coding sequence ATGGGCTACCACACCGAGCTCCCAAACCCCACACCTcgccctccccctcccctctccccccTCCTCCACCCCGCCGCAACCCTAATCGCCCGGCCACCGCATCAAGCTCGCCGCCGACCTCGGCCTCGCCcgcgccctcctcctccgccgccgccgacgccgccgccgcggcgtcgGCCCGCCCATGGCTCCAAACCCTTCGAGGCCGCCGAGATcgcccgccgcgccgccgccgccaacgacgacgggggagagggggagaagaggggggaggaggtggaggaggagggggtggaGGAGAGGGTGAGGGCGCTGCGGAGGCTGGTCCCGGGCGGGGAGGGGATGGGggtggagacgctcttcgaggagaCCGCGGACTACATCGAGGCGCTCCAGGGGCAGGTGAGCGCCATGCGCGCCCTCGCGAGCTTGCTCCATGGGTTGGAGAGGGAGGAGACCGAGagctccaccaccaccaccaccaccaccaccaccacgaaTACGATGGGTGTATGA